In Pseudoalteromonas piratica, the genomic stretch AGGGGCGATATATTTTTCTTTTAAGTGAGCGAGCGCGGTATCTAAATCAATTACCCCTTTATCGCCAATATTTTCTTTAAAGCTAGGTTGAGTCACTAAATTAAATATAAAATCTGCATCAGATTCGGTTAATTCGCATAATTCAATATTTTTCACAACATTCCTTATCAAATAAAATTGTATACATTGTGCAATTTATACTTTTAACAATAATAATCAACCTTTATTCACAAAGTCTTTAGCACTGTGTCGCTCATGGACTTGTTCACTTTCATCGCCCCAACTACGGTTGACCATTCTTCCGCGTTTTACTGCAGGTCTTACAAAAATGCGTTCTGCCCAAGCTGATAAATTACGATACTCATCCACTGCTAAAAATTCAGCGGCATTATAAAGATCACCTCTTACCAACACACCATACCAAGGCCAAATTGCTATATCAGCGATGGTGTATTCGTCGCCACAGATATAATCATTTTCTGCTAAATGTTTATCGAGTAAATCTAATTGACGTTTCACTTCCATGGTAAAACGATTGATTGGGTATTCTAATGGCTCCGGTGCATAAGCATAAAAATGGCCAAAACCACCGCCTAATGCCGGGCCACTTCCCATTTGCCAAAATAACCAAGACAAGCATTTTGCTTTTAAATGTGGTTCAGTTGGCAAAAAACAGTTAAATTTTTCAGCTAAATATAACAGGATCGCACCGGATTCAAATACAGGCGTTGGTGGTGAAGTCGACCTATCAAGCAGTGCTGGAATTTTCGAGTTTGGATTAATCTCTACAAAACCTGAGCTAAATTGTTCACCTTCCATTATATCGATTAAAAACGCATCGTATTCAGCCTCTTTGATGCCTTTCTCTAGTAACTCTTCAAGTAAAATGGTGACTTTAACACCATTAGGTGTTGCTAGAGAATATAACTGAAGTGGGTGTTCCCCTTCTGGTAGCTGCTTTTCATGGGTAGCACCTGAAATAGGACGGTTAATATTAGCAAATTTGCCGCCATTTCCAGGTTGCCATTGCCATACTTTTGGTGGTTGATAGGCGTTATCTTTCATCGCTCCCCCTAAATAATTTGAAGATATAAAATACCAAAGCTGCTGATTAGAATACTTAAGAAAGTTAACCCCATACCTGACACTCTATAAATCAACTTTTCGTGTTCCATACTCACACCAAACGCATGAAGCAGACGGCCTATTAATAAGGCCATTGCGAGTAAATGGATAAGCCAATCAAAGGCGCCTAAATATTCAAAAAAAGCAATTAAGATGAGTGCGATAGGCACATATTCTTGAAAATTACCGTGCGCACGCACTTTCTTTTGTAATAATTTATCGCCCCCATCACCGAGAGCAACAAGTACTTTTTTACGACGAGATACTGTGGCCAAACTAAGGTAAACGTAAAGTAGCCCTAGTAAGGCCGCATAAAATGGTAAAATAGAAATCACAGGTTAAGCCTCTTATTTTTTTATACTTAACCTGACATATAATTAACTAGATAGCTAGTTTTAAGCTAAATAACGCTTGCGTTTATTCTCTTTTAGCTTTTCTAGATCGACGAGTACTAAACCATCAATGCTGTTGTTAAAATCAGGATCGACACCAAAACATAAGAATGTCACCCCACCCGGTTCACACAGTTCGGTATATTGCTTATATAGTGTCGGGATCGATACCCCTAAATTAGCTAATGAACTTTTAAGTTGTTTAAAATCGGTTTTATAATCTGTGGCATTTAAAAACGCTTTTGCTGGGTCATAGAACCTATAAGGAATATTTGCCGTTGCCAATTTTTCTTTACTGCCGAAATAGTTCTGATAAAAGGCGACCATTTCATCTTTTGCATCTTTTGGCATTGTGCCACTCATGCTAACAGGGCCAAATAAATAACGGATTTCTGGATGGTGTTTTAAATATGCCCCAATACCAAACCATAAATAGTCTAAACTACGCTTGCCCCAATATTTTGGTTGAACAAAACTTCTGCCCAGCTCTAAACCTTGCGAAAAATAATCTGCCATAGATGCTTCATAATTAACTAACGTGGCTGAATAAAGACCTGATGACGTTTTATTTGTCGTCAACTTATCAGCGCGACCGAAACGGTATGCACCAACAATTTCTAATTCTTCTTTATCCCATAAAATTAAATGGTGGTAATCAGAGTCGTATTTATCAACATCACGCTTTCGATTTGTGCCCTCGCCTACGGCACGAAAGGAAATTTCACGTAGTCGGCCAATTTCACGCATAATCGTGCAGCTTTGTGAGTGCTCATAGAGGTAAATCATTTTACCGTCATGGGTTTCACCTAATAATTGACATTTGTTCTTAATCAAGCGGCTAAGATTTGCTTTGTTTTCAGGTAAGGCAATGCCATTTTCTGTATCAAAATAGCCCTTTTTTCCTTCTCCAATAGCGTAAACATGCTTTTTAAAGCGCTTTACTTGCTGCTCACTGGTTTCATTTGAATGCTCAAATGAGCTCAAAGGGATCAATGCGCCAATACGAATTGGAAAATTACGTTTGCGTTGCTTAAACATCTCTTGAATAAGCAAAAATGAGGCAAGTGGCTTATACAGCATTGAGACACTGTAGAACATTGGTGAATTTTTTGCTTCGATATGTACAGGTAAAATTGGGGATTTATAAGCTTTTGCAATTTTTAAAAAGCCTTTTTGCCAAAAAGTATCCCTTACACCTTGTGGGCGTAACCTTGACACTTCTCCTGCAGGGAAAATTAGTAATACACCTTCATTAGATAGGTGCTGCTTCATACTATTTACTGTAATTTTGCTAGTTGTCCCTTTGATATTATCAACCGGCACTAACAGTTCTTGTAACGGAGACAAACTATAAAGTAATTGATTTGCCATCACTTTAATATCTGAACGTACTTCACTAATCAACTTGATAAGCGCTAATGCATCTAACGAACCAATAGGATGATTTGCAATGATTACCAAACGTCCTGATGCAGGTATATGAAGGCGCTCACTATCCCTTACTGAATAGCTAATATCAAAATAATCAAGCACCTGTTCAACAAAGTCCAGTCCTGAAAGATGAGGATAGTCTCTTTCAAATTGCTGAAATTCGTCCTCATGCATTAAGTTTTTGAGTAGTTTACTACTTGATTTATATAGTAAAGGGCTGGTTGTTAGTTGTGGAAATTGTTTTTCTATTACTTGTTCAACTTGAATCATAAAATTGACCATCACGCTGTTTTAGCCAAGCTTATGAATCAAATATGACGCTATTATTGATAAAATATTGAACAATTATGACGTAAAAAAAGGCGAGTAATCACTCGCCTTGTTTTCAAATCATTCTTTATTTCTGATAATCAAGTTGTTCTTCTGCTTTACTAAAATCAGTAATAACGGTTTGATTGTTTAGTTTGCCAAATGCTTTATCTTTAAATTTGGTACCACGCATTTGGATGTTTAAACGCGCTGCTTTATCATTCAACACAGTTTGATTATAGAAGTCTTTAACATCATCAAGCGTCACTTTTTCAACTTCTTTAATTAGTTCAGCCTTTGAATCAAACGCAAAGTTTTCTTCATACCAATCTGATAAATACGGGCTTAATTCATCCCCTAGGTTTTTAGGTTGCTCATTGAGCTTAATCAATACTGCATTTTTTAATTGCGCAAATGTATCTTCGCTAATAGCATCAAGTTCTTTTTTATACTCGAGCTTGTATTCATCAAAACGCGCTTGCATTTCACCCGGACCTTTTACTGGCGTTTGAATGTACATACCAAAACCAATGTAATCGTCTAGCGCTGTGCTAAAACCACCTACTGCATAGGCAAGCTGTTCTTCAGTACGTAATTTATCAAATACTTTATTGCTGAAGTGACCTTGTAAAATAAGTCCTTGAGCTTCTTGTTTCTTACCTTTTACTGGGTGCATGTGCATATCGACAAGGGCAACATCCGCCACATCAATATCACGTTGTACTGTGAAAACTTGTCCCGGTTTCGGTAACCATGATTTTGCACGCGTATAGTGTGTTGTGATTGCATCTTTTGGTAACGCTTTTTCTAGACTAGAAACAACCGTTTTAACATCATTTGCATCATAGTTACCAAACATGAATACTCTAACTTGATTATGCGTTAGTACCTTATCCATCACTCGGTTTAAATCAGCCATTGATAATGATGTAGCACGCTCGATTAATGCATTGTCTTCATAGTTGCCTTGACTCGTCGCTTTATAAAATGCATCAAATGCTTGACTGTAAGGGAAGTTTTTACTCTTATTGGCCACACCACGTAAGAAACGATCTTTTGCTTGATTGAATTCAAGCTCAGTTGGTGTAATGCGTAGCTCGTTCATGCCTGCAACAATCAATTCACTTTGTTTATCGGTGAAACCATTGACTGTGAATATCACACCATTTGAATCCGATAGGCTCATTGACATTCCACCCACGCTTGCTTCTGTGTTGAGTGCAACAACTTTTTTGCTGTATAAATCTTGCCAAATCGCTAACACAATCGATGTGTCAATGTCGCTAAGCGTATCGGGGTTATTTATATAGACCTTTAACATCCCTTTTGGCTGATGCGAAAAGTTTTTGCTAGCGAACTGCCATACTTTAATATGATTTGTATCATGAACAAGTTGTGGCTTTGCTTTGATTTCATCACTTGCCGCTTTTAACTCAAAGCTTTCTGGCAATAAACGGTTCACAGCAGGTAAATTCATAGCAACTGATGCAGGTTGACGCCAAGTCGCAATTTCGTCTTTTGAGATATCCGCAATGCGATAGTTGCCATCATAAAAATGTAAGGTACTGTCCGTTTCTTCTTGCTGACTTACATACCATATTTTTAATTTTTCAGGCGTAAGTTGTGCCAGTACATCATTAATTGCGCTTTCATCAAATTGACCGTAGTAGTAAGGCGCATTGATAACATGATTGGTTGGATACACTTGCATTGCACCTGCAAGGTTCGATACATAACCAAATTCATCACCTTTTTCTAAGAATTTAAATTGGTTATTCAGTGATGTTCTAATTTCGTCAAAATACTTTTTGTCCACCCCTTGATCACGAATTAAATCAATGTACTGCATGATAATTGCGACAATCTCATCACGGTGTTTCATGCCATCATCAGTGAGTGTTACGTCAATAGAGAAAGTACCGTAGTTGCCATAATGTGCAGGAGAAGCATTCGCGCTTAATCCAGAAATCCACCCTTTCTCGCGAAGTAATGTTGCTGGGGTGCCCGGCATTTCAGAGTAAATAAGGTATGATAAGAAACGATTCGGTTTAAGCGCAAAATCAGCGTTGTTATTCTCAATAGTAAAATCGAGGGTAAGTTGCTTTACATCTTTGTTTGGTTTGTAGAATACTTTTTTTCCGCCAACCTTACTAAAGTCAACTTGTGCAGTAACACTTGGCTTTTCAATGTTTTTATTTTTTATATCTGAAAAGTATTTATTGGCGAGCGTTTCCATCTCAGAAATTGGCTTGTTACTTAATAAGGCTACTTTCATAATATTCGATGAATAGTACTTATCAAAAAACGCAACGGTCTCTTGGTGTAAGTTGCTGCCCTCTTTATCGCCCAATGTTTCAAGGTTACCAATTAAGAATCGGTTAGCAGGATGCTCACCCATCATTTTACGAGCGAGTTTAAATTGACCGAAAAAATCAAGCTCGCGGCGCATTGACCACTCTGCATTAACGGCATTTTTTTCTTTTTCGGTGTACTCAGGATACAGTTTAGGTGCCTTAAAAAAGTCTGAAAACCTATCCAGTCCCTCTTCAAACGCGCCATTGTTTACTTTAAACATGTAATTGGTGATATCTAACCAAGTATAGGCGTTATGTGCACCACCGTTTTTAGTCATAAATTCAGAATATTCATTGGTATCAGGGAATCGTTCAGTACCAAGAAACAGCATATGTTCTAGATAATGAGCCATACCTTGTTGGGTCATTGGGTCATGTAATAAACCAACACCTACACTCAATGCGGCTGCAGATTTATCAACACTCGGATCAGAGACTAAAACAACCTCAATTTCATTATTAAGCTTAAGCGTTTTATATTCACGCGTATCATTTGGACTGACTACAAGCGAGTCTGCAAAAAGATTAGATGAATTTGATGACCCAGAGGTTTGATTATTTGCGTTGCAACCGACCAATACAGCCAGTGCTAATGCACTTAATGTAAGCGCTTTTTTCATAGTGGTTCCCTATTAACTGATATAAAAAACGCTCTGATCCTTTACAAAACAGAGCGTTCTTTCATATCACCACTATAAAAAAGTAGTAATTAAATGCAATAGTTAGCGTTTATAATTTGTAACAATTTGTCAAAAATTAAGTGATTAACAAAGAGTGACTACTTGGCTGTTGTTTTGCGTCTGAAAACCATCAAGCCAGCTAATAAAGACAGTAGTGCACCAAAACTACCGCCTGAATCTGTCGAGATAAGAGGTGGTTGAACAGGCTCTTTAATCAGTGTGTTTTCTTTTGGCGACAACCCACTTGCCGTATTGCTGTTACTATCAATAATAGCCACATGGTCAATTGTGATTAGTTTCTGAGAATCAAGAGTTAGATTACCACTTTTCAAATCAGCACATTGTTCATCTGTGGTATCTACTAGCGGGTACTCATTACATGCAAATTCAGACATTTTATCGACAACTTCCATACCATTACCAATAACCTGACCAAATACTGTGAATCCGCCATTTTGCAAATCTAGATCACCGCTGTTGTCACTTAAATTAATAAACCATTGGTTAGTCGCACTGTTTGGCTGATAGGGAAGTTTCGCCATCGCAATCGTACCACGTACATTCGAGTAAACAGGCTCATTGATAACACTGCCATAATTTTCAATTGCTTCAAACGTTGCCCCATCGTAGGTATAACCCCCACCTTGTAATACAAAATCAGTGACTAGGCGATGAAACACCACGCCATTGTAATCTTCGTTATTTACATATGTTAGAAAGTTCTCAACAGTTTTAGGCGTTGTTTCATCAAACAAGTTGATTTGAAAGTTACCTTGTGTGGTTTGTACTTCAACAATGGTTGCGTGAGCTGAACCAACAGATAGACCCGCAGCTAATAAAGCCATTTTTAGCTTGTTCATAATTTCCCGTGAATATTTTGTTAATTTTTATCGAGCAAAATCTTACCCATAAATAACCCGATTGGCTACGTCATCTGGCTTTATAATTACAATTGATAACACTCTTTCTATGTGTAATCTTTCCCTAAAGTGTTGTAACACAGTACACACCGGACATTTGTCCGCCCAATACATTGTTAGGCTAGGTAAAATAACTCTGTTTTTAGCTAAAAAATGATTCTAACAATGAACTACATGCGTGTTTTGATTGCTCTTACTTTCGGTGTATTAACTGCATCGCCAACGATTTTAAACGCTGAAGAGCAAAAGCTGACCATACTTCATACTAACGACAACCATGGCCGTTTTTGGCGAAATGAAGACGGTGAATACGGTATGGCAGCACGTAAAACCCTGATTGATCGTTTGCGCGCAGAGGCTAAAGATAAAAACCATCATGTATTATTACTTTCTGGCGGCGATATAAATACAGGCGTTCCAGAATCAGACTTACAATATGCTGAACCCGATTTTAAGGGCATGAGTTTACTTGGTTACGATGCCATGGCTATCGGTAATCACGAATTTGACAATCCCCTTGATGTGCTCGACAAACAAATTGCTTGGTCAAACTTCCCATTACTTTCGGCCAATATTTTTCACAAATCAACTGGTGAGCATGCTTACACCCCTTACCATATATTTAAACGCGGTGAGCTTAAAATAGCT encodes the following:
- the yghU gene encoding glutathione-dependent disulfide-bond oxidoreductase — translated: MKDNAYQPPKVWQWQPGNGGKFANINRPISGATHEKQLPEGEHPLQLYSLATPNGVKVTILLEELLEKGIKEAEYDAFLIDIMEGEQFSSGFVEINPNSKIPALLDRSTSPPTPVFESGAILLYLAEKFNCFLPTEPHLKAKCLSWLFWQMGSGPALGGGFGHFYAYAPEPLEYPINRFTMEVKRQLDLLDKHLAENDYICGDEYTIADIAIWPWYGVLVRGDLYNAAEFLAVDEYRNLSAWAERIFVRPAVKRGRMVNRSWGDESEQVHERHSAKDFVNKG
- a CDS encoding MAPEG family protein — encoded protein: MISILPFYAALLGLLYVYLSLATVSRRKKVLVALGDGGDKLLQKKVRAHGNFQEYVPIALILIAFFEYLGAFDWLIHLLAMALLIGRLLHAFGVSMEHEKLIYRVSGMGLTFLSILISSFGILYLQII
- a CDS encoding lysophospholipid acyltransferase family protein — protein: MIQVEQVIEKQFPQLTTSPLLYKSSSKLLKNLMHEDEFQQFERDYPHLSGLDFVEQVLDYFDISYSVRDSERLHIPASGRLVIIANHPIGSLDALALIKLISEVRSDIKVMANQLLYSLSPLQELLVPVDNIKGTTSKITVNSMKQHLSNEGVLLIFPAGEVSRLRPQGVRDTFWQKGFLKIAKAYKSPILPVHIEAKNSPMFYSVSMLYKPLASFLLIQEMFKQRKRNFPIRIGALIPLSSFEHSNETSEQQVKRFKKHVYAIGEGKKGYFDTENGIALPENKANLSRLIKNKCQLLGETHDGKMIYLYEHSQSCTIMREIGRLREISFRAVGEGTNRKRDVDKYDSDYHHLILWDKEELEIVGAYRFGRADKLTTNKTSSGLYSATLVNYEASMADYFSQGLELGRSFVQPKYWGKRSLDYLWFGIGAYLKHHPEIRYLFGPVSMSGTMPKDAKDEMVAFYQNYFGSKEKLATANIPYRFYDPAKAFLNATDYKTDFKQLKSSLANLGVSIPTLYKQYTELCEPGGVTFLCFGVDPDFNNSIDGLVLVDLEKLKENKRKRYLA
- a CDS encoding insulinase family protein; translation: MKKALTLSALALAVLVGCNANNQTSGSSNSSNLFADSLVVSPNDTREYKTLKLNNEIEVVLVSDPSVDKSAAALSVGVGLLHDPMTQQGMAHYLEHMLFLGTERFPDTNEYSEFMTKNGGAHNAYTWLDITNYMFKVNNGAFEEGLDRFSDFFKAPKLYPEYTEKEKNAVNAEWSMRRELDFFGQFKLARKMMGEHPANRFLIGNLETLGDKEGSNLHQETVAFFDKYYSSNIMKVALLSNKPISEMETLANKYFSDIKNKNIEKPSVTAQVDFSKVGGKKVFYKPNKDVKQLTLDFTIENNNADFALKPNRFLSYLIYSEMPGTPATLLREKGWISGLSANASPAHYGNYGTFSIDVTLTDDGMKHRDEIVAIIMQYIDLIRDQGVDKKYFDEIRTSLNNQFKFLEKGDEFGYVSNLAGAMQVYPTNHVINAPYYYGQFDESAINDVLAQLTPEKLKIWYVSQQEETDSTLHFYDGNYRIADISKDEIATWRQPASVAMNLPAVNRLLPESFELKAASDEIKAKPQLVHDTNHIKVWQFASKNFSHQPKGMLKVYINNPDTLSDIDTSIVLAIWQDLYSKKVVALNTEASVGGMSMSLSDSNGVIFTVNGFTDKQSELIVAGMNELRITPTELEFNQAKDRFLRGVANKSKNFPYSQAFDAFYKATSQGNYEDNALIERATSLSMADLNRVMDKVLTHNQVRVFMFGNYDANDVKTVVSSLEKALPKDAITTHYTRAKSWLPKPGQVFTVQRDIDVADVALVDMHMHPVKGKKQEAQGLILQGHFSNKVFDKLRTEEQLAYAVGGFSTALDDYIGFGMYIQTPVKGPGEMQARFDEYKLEYKKELDAISEDTFAQLKNAVLIKLNEQPKNLGDELSPYLSDWYEENFAFDSKAELIKEVEKVTLDDVKDFYNQTVLNDKAARLNIQMRGTKFKDKAFGKLNNQTVITDFSKAEEQLDYQK
- a CDS encoding peptidylprolyl isomerase, encoding MNKLKMALLAAGLSVGSAHATIVEVQTTQGNFQINLFDETTPKTVENFLTYVNNEDYNGVVFHRLVTDFVLQGGGYTYDGATFEAIENYGSVINEPVYSNVRGTIAMAKLPYQPNSATNQWFINLSDNSGDLDLQNGGFTVFGQVIGNGMEVVDKMSEFACNEYPLVDTTDEQCADLKSGNLTLDSQKLITIDHVAIIDSNSNTASGLSPKENTLIKEPVQPPLISTDSGGSFGALLSLLAGLMVFRRKTTAK